Genomic window (Alphaproteobacteria bacterium SS10):
TAAGCTTAGGACCAACAATGGCGGCTGAACGCCTAGCGCAGCTGAGTATAGAGATGCCCGGCGCTGATATCAGTGACCCCGGCCCATTCTCCCTCTCCAAGGTTGATCGAACTGAACAGCTGTTTGAGACAGCCGGATGGGAGGATGTCCGGTGTGAGCCCCATGATCTGCCGGGCAAGCTGTCTGCTGATATGCTTGAGCGGTACTTGGCCAAGTTTGCGTCGATGCGCCAGGATTTGAGTGATGTTGACCCGGCCGAGCTGGCCTCGATCAATGCCGATATCTTGGCCGCGTATCAGAAGTTTGTGGATGGTGATGACGTGCCCTTTACGGCCAGCGTCTGGCTGGTCAGGGCGCGGAAGCCGGGTTGATACCCATCACCATCTCTACTGCCTCATCGAAGGGGCGGCGGGACTGCTGAACCCGGGCCATGATCCACGCCCCCTCAAGCGCGATCAGCATCCGTCGGCCAAACGCCTCGGCATCGCCCTGATAGTTGAGGCGCTTGGCGTGGGCTGCGCCGCAGGCAGCCCAGCTGTCAAAAGCAGCTGCCGTTGCCGCCTGTAGGCGGTCGGAGCCAGGGGTAGTGTCGAGGGCGATTGAGGTAATTGGGCACCCAGCCTGCCAGTTCGATTTCTCAAAC
Coding sequences:
- a CDS encoding TetR/AcrR family transcriptional regulator: MPRQSDAKDRFITTAAGLFRQRGYHGVGLTEIIEAAGAPKGSFYHHFPDGKEQLAEQAIKRSAKIVLGAIEESFTDVATVREGAQNLADILAALFEKSNWQAGCPITSIALDTTPGSDRLQAATAAAFDSWAACGAAHAKRLNYQGDAEAFGRRMLIALEGAWIMARVQQSRRPFDEAVEMVMGINPASAP